In a genomic window of Pseudomonas putida:
- the colR gene encoding two-component system response regulator ColR, with amino-acid sequence MRILLVEDNRDILANLADYLGLKGYTVDCAQDGLSGLHLAATEHYDLIVLDIMLPGIDGYTLCKRLREDARRDTPVIMLTARDQLDDRLQGFKSGADDYLIKPFALSELAARVEAVMRRTQGGGRRTLQVADLNYDLDTLEVTREGRLLKLNPVGLKLLAVLMQKSPHVLRREILEEALWGDDCPDSDSLRSHVHQLRQVIDKPFAKPLLHTVHGVGYRLAEGRDGV; translated from the coding sequence ATGCGAATTTTATTGGTTGAAGACAACCGCGACATCCTGGCCAATCTGGCTGATTACCTGGGGCTCAAAGGCTACACCGTGGATTGCGCGCAGGACGGTTTGTCGGGCCTGCATCTGGCAGCCACCGAGCACTATGACTTGATCGTGCTCGACATCATGCTGCCCGGTATCGACGGCTACACCCTGTGCAAACGCCTGCGCGAGGATGCCCGTCGGGACACACCGGTGATCATGCTCACCGCCCGTGATCAGCTGGACGATCGGTTGCAGGGCTTCAAATCCGGTGCCGACGATTACCTGATCAAGCCTTTCGCCCTTTCGGAGTTGGCAGCGCGGGTCGAGGCGGTCATGCGTCGCACCCAGGGTGGAGGCCGTCGTACCCTGCAAGTTGCAGATCTGAACTATGACCTCGACACCCTGGAAGTGACCCGTGAAGGTCGCTTGCTCAAGCTCAACCCGGTAGGCCTGAAGTTGCTGGCGGTGCTGATGCAGAAAAGTCCCCACGTATTGCGTCGGGAAATTCTTGAAGAAGCGTTGTGGGGCGATGACTGCCCGGACAGCGACAGCCTGCGCAGCCATGTCCATCAGTTGCGCCAGGTGATCGACAAGCCGTTTGCCAAACCCTTGCTGCATACCGTGCACGGCGTGGGTTATCGATTGGCCGAGGGGCGTGATGGAGTTTAA
- a CDS encoding LTA synthase family protein: protein MDFLKTAPMRFLLLVTGSWLIIFLLTRTVLLLTHLDEAGSGFLSVFGIGLLYDLGFLAYAALPMGLYLLLCPPALWRRRGHRWFLQALLTVSLFAMLFTSVAEWLFWDEFGVRFNFIAVDYLVYSDEVLNNLLESYPIGTLLSILAVLAVALSFVLRKPFIAALDAPLPPLRGRLVNALGLVLVAGLSLQLLSQDAPRAQGGNAYQNELASNGPYQFFAAFRNNELDYPQFYSTLPSAVVAQQIRDELKEPNARFIGEDPQDIRRQIDNPGTLRKPNIVLVTIESFSAKYMGSNGDERNLTPNLDALRKLSLYFNNFYATGTRTDRGLEAITLAIPPTPGRSIVKRVGRESGFASLGQQLNAVGYDSVFVYGGRGYFDNMNAFFSGNGYRVVDQSSVDESEIHFKNAWGMADEDLYKQTIKLADADYALQKPFLLQLMTTSNHRPYTYPENRIDIKSGNGRDGAVKYTDYAIGQFLDQARQKPWFDNTIFIFVADHTAGSAGKEDLPISNYQIPLFIYAPKLIEARETAQLASQIDLAPTLLGLLNLDYQSTFFGRNLLQDNSLPPRVVVGNYQHLGLFDGKDLAILSPRQGLRRHDAALTESRESRSSTSDPLITRAITYYQTASYGFKQQLLGWKVPKEGTAQVSE, encoded by the coding sequence ATGGACTTTCTGAAGACGGCACCAATGCGCTTTTTGCTATTGGTTACCGGCTCCTGGCTGATTATTTTTCTTCTGACCCGAACCGTTCTGCTCCTCACCCATCTTGATGAGGCCGGCAGCGGATTTTTGTCGGTCTTCGGTATTGGCCTGCTTTACGACCTGGGTTTCCTGGCCTATGCGGCGCTGCCCATGGGGCTCTATCTGTTGCTATGCCCGCCAGCCTTGTGGCGCCGGCGCGGACACCGCTGGTTTCTTCAGGCACTGCTCACCGTCAGCCTGTTTGCGATGCTGTTCACTTCCGTCGCCGAATGGCTGTTCTGGGATGAATTCGGTGTGCGTTTCAACTTCATCGCCGTCGATTACCTGGTGTATTCCGACGAAGTGCTGAACAACCTGCTCGAGTCGTATCCGATCGGCACGCTGCTGAGTATCCTCGCCGTGCTCGCCGTGGCCTTGAGCTTCGTATTGCGCAAGCCCTTCATTGCCGCGCTGGATGCACCCTTGCCGCCCCTGCGTGGACGTCTGGTCAATGCCTTGGGCCTTGTCCTTGTCGCCGGCCTCAGCCTGCAGTTGCTGAGCCAGGACGCACCGCGCGCCCAAGGCGGCAATGCCTATCAGAACGAGTTGGCCAGCAACGGCCCCTACCAGTTTTTCGCAGCCTTCCGTAACAACGAACTGGATTACCCGCAGTTCTATAGCACGCTGCCATCGGCGGTCGTTGCCCAACAGATTCGCGATGAGTTGAAGGAACCCAATGCCCGCTTCATCGGCGAGGACCCACAGGACATTCGTCGGCAAATCGATAATCCGGGTACGTTGCGCAAACCCAACATCGTGCTGGTCACCATTGAAAGCTTCAGCGCCAAATACATGGGCAGCAACGGTGATGAGCGCAACCTGACGCCCAACCTGGATGCCCTGCGCAAACTGAGCCTGTACTTCAACAACTTCTACGCCACCGGTACCCGTACCGACCGAGGCCTGGAAGCCATCACCCTGGCCATTCCTCCGACGCCGGGACGTTCGATCGTCAAGCGCGTGGGTCGTGAAAGCGGTTTCGCCAGCCTCGGCCAGCAACTCAATGCCGTGGGTTACGACAGTGTGTTTGTCTATGGCGGGCGCGGCTATTTCGACAACATGAATGCTTTCTTCAGCGGCAACGGTTATCGCGTTGTCGACCAGAGCAGCGTCGACGAGTCAGAGATTCACTTCAAAAATGCCTGGGGCATGGCCGATGAGGACCTCTACAAACAAACAATCAAACTGGCCGACGCCGACTACGCCTTGCAAAAGCCATTTCTGCTGCAGTTGATGACGACTTCCAACCATCGTCCTTATACCTACCCGGAAAATCGGATCGATATCAAATCCGGCAACGGGCGCGACGGTGCGGTGAAATACACCGACTACGCCATTGGTCAGTTCCTCGATCAGGCGCGTCAGAAACCGTGGTTCGACAATACTATTTTCATCTTCGTCGCCGACCACACGGCGGGCAGCGCCGGCAAGGAAGACCTGCCGATCAGCAACTACCAGATTCCATTGTTCATTTATGCACCGAAATTGATCGAGGCCCGCGAGACTGCGCAACTGGCCAGCCAGATCGACCTGGCCCCCACTTTGCTGGGCCTGTTGAATCTGGATTATCAGTCGACGTTCTTTGGGCGTAACCTGTTGCAGGACAATTCGTTGCCACCACGTGTAGTGGTCGGCAACTATCAGCACCTGGGATTGTTCGACGGTAAAGATCTTGCGATTCTGAGCCCGCGCCAGGGATTGCGTCGTCACGATGCAGCCTTGACCGAAAGTCGCGAGTCCCGATCCAGCACCAGTGACCCATTGATCACCCGCGCGATCACCTATTACCAAACCGCCAGTTATGGCTTCAAGCAGCAGCTGCTTGGCTGGAAAGTGCCCAAGGAGGGCACCGCCCAAGTCAGCGAATGA
- a CDS encoding sensor histidine kinase codes for MEFKQSLSQRIIIAFALMSALVAGAFAMGIVATVHLVEEKLISAGLGGDLQRLLLMDNVADWSHRPEPDQLFYFSGGPGDFELPKDLRHLDPGFHEVFREQLSYHAMVEVVDGRRYVLLQDQSDFEERERVLFAVVLVGFVLSLALAVFLGWVLARKVMAPVVRLARQVRHRDQLLGLAPPLAPDYAADEVGELAVAFDATLGRLRQALTRERLFTSDVSHELRTPLMVLASSCELLLENPRIDQRGRAQVERIARASEEMRELVQTFLMLARAQREDASMSPQQSLRQVAEGLLNLWREPIETKGLLLTFEPGSEQDGRYNATLLHAVMGNLLRNALHYTEQGFIRLTLTRNGFTVEDSGVGIPEEKREAMFEPFVRGTEKRGEGLGLGLSLVQRICENQGWTVSLTTMEPNGCRFQVDLYNSDTK; via the coding sequence ATGGAGTTTAAGCAGAGCCTCAGTCAGCGGATCATCATTGCCTTTGCACTGATGAGCGCGCTGGTGGCCGGCGCCTTCGCCATGGGCATTGTCGCGACCGTGCACCTGGTAGAAGAAAAGCTGATCTCGGCGGGCCTGGGCGGCGATTTGCAGCGTTTGTTGCTGATGGATAACGTCGCGGACTGGAGCCATCGCCCCGAGCCGGACCAGTTGTTCTACTTCAGTGGTGGGCCGGGTGATTTCGAGTTGCCCAAGGATCTGCGGCACCTGGATCCGGGGTTTCACGAGGTGTTTCGCGAGCAGCTGTCCTATCACGCGATGGTCGAAGTCGTCGATGGACGGCGTTATGTGCTGTTGCAGGACCAGAGTGACTTCGAAGAACGCGAGCGGGTGCTGTTCGCCGTGGTGCTGGTGGGTTTCGTACTGAGCCTGGCATTGGCAGTCTTCCTCGGTTGGGTGCTGGCGCGCAAGGTGATGGCGCCGGTTGTGCGCTTGGCCCGTCAGGTACGTCACCGCGACCAATTGCTCGGGCTGGCGCCGCCGCTAGCTCCGGATTACGCGGCTGATGAGGTCGGTGAACTGGCTGTGGCTTTCGATGCAACCCTCGGCCGTTTGCGCCAGGCGTTGACCCGGGAACGCTTATTTACCAGTGACGTCAGCCACGAACTGCGCACGCCATTGATGGTGCTCGCCAGTTCATGCGAGCTGCTGCTGGAAAACCCCCGAATCGATCAGCGCGGCCGTGCTCAGGTCGAGCGAATTGCCCGCGCCAGTGAAGAAATGCGCGAACTGGTGCAAACCTTCCTGATGCTGGCCCGTGCTCAGCGCGAAGACGCCAGCATGTCGCCGCAACAGTCGTTGCGTCAGGTGGCCGAGGGGTTGCTCAATCTGTGGCGCGAGCCGATCGAGACCAAAGGTCTACTACTGACCTTTGAGCCGGGCAGCGAGCAGGACGGGCGGTATAACGCAACGTTGCTGCATGCGGTCATGGGCAATCTGCTGCGCAATGCATTGCATTACACCGAGCAAGGTTTCATTCGCCTGACCTTGACCCGTAACGGTTTCACGGTGGAGGACAGCGGCGTAGGCATCCCCGAGGAAAAACGCGAAGCGATGTTCGAGCCTTTCGTGCGGGGCACGGAGAAGCGTGGGGAGGGGTTGGGATTGGGGTTGTCGCTGGTGCAACGCATCTGTGAAAACCAGGGCTGGACAGTCAGCCTCACCACCATGGAACCCAATGGTTGTCGTTTCCAGGTGGATTTGTATAACTCGGATACAAAATGA
- a CDS encoding phosphatase PAP2 family protein, translating into MSSTVARPASRPLNLWVCLGVPAITAIILVLLELTSLDMDLARMFYDPAAGDFIGRHSYFLETILHDRAKQVVIAFSVFAILGFIGSFFIDRLKPFKRELGCLVLSLGLATSFVTPMKAVTAVQCPWSLEQFGGHEKYSELLSPRPHTDKPGRCWPGGHAATGFTLFALFFVLRDRRPRLARAALVFAFALGTVFSVGRMMQGAHFFSHNVWTAVFCWLICLGSYYWILYRPASKTEPVTKAKTVGA; encoded by the coding sequence ATGTCATCAACCGTTGCCCGCCCTGCCTCTCGACCACTCAACCTGTGGGTGTGTCTGGGCGTTCCCGCCATCACGGCCATCATTCTGGTCCTGCTCGAACTGACCTCACTGGACATGGATCTGGCGAGGATGTTCTACGACCCTGCGGCTGGAGACTTCATCGGGCGCCACAGTTACTTCCTCGAAACCATCCTGCATGACCGTGCCAAACAGGTAGTCATCGCTTTCTCGGTGTTCGCGATCCTCGGCTTCATCGGTTCGTTTTTCATCGACAGGCTCAAGCCGTTCAAACGGGAGCTGGGCTGCCTGGTGTTGTCGCTGGGTCTGGCAACGTCCTTTGTCACGCCCATGAAAGCGGTGACAGCGGTGCAATGCCCGTGGAGCCTGGAACAGTTCGGCGGCCACGAAAAGTACAGCGAACTGCTGAGCCCTCGCCCACATACCGACAAACCCGGGCGCTGCTGGCCTGGCGGACATGCCGCGACGGGCTTCACGTTGTTTGCGCTGTTCTTCGTATTGCGTGACCGTCGCCCACGACTGGCCCGCGCGGCGCTCGTCTTCGCTTTCGCACTGGGTACGGTGTTTTCCGTTGGCCGGATGATGCAAGGCGCGCACTTCTTTTCGCACAACGTGTGGACGGCAGTGTTCTGCTGGCTGATTTGCCTGGGTTCGTATTACTGGATTCTGTATCGACCGGCGTCCAAGACTGAGCCCGTAACCAAGGCCAAGACTGTCGGCGCCTGA
- a CDS encoding lipopolysaccharide kinase InaA family protein has product MAVQYAEGSDMGSQDRFDYFWNQRGDWVEEPNVRRGGESGVQRVMGSDGQLLYVKRQTGHIHRTLLHPFGRPTVLRERDALTGVSKLGVRVPQIIYCGAQRDPVHKWRALLVTKSLDGFDEIENWYASGGRERHGEAVHDRVLKDLAENLARMHKGRWQHSCLYIKHVFLRVTGEGEAAQVEVALIDLEKCRQRLTAGQAAAHDMKQLRRHSSFNPADWGKLVYFYKTAFGSAIKGL; this is encoded by the coding sequence ATGGCAGTGCAGTATGCAGAGGGATCGGATATGGGGTCCCAGGACCGCTTCGACTATTTCTGGAATCAGCGCGGTGATTGGGTAGAAGAACCCAACGTCCGCCGTGGTGGAGAAAGTGGTGTTCAGCGGGTCATGGGCAGTGATGGTCAGTTGCTTTATGTGAAGCGTCAGACCGGGCATATCCATCGTACGCTGCTGCACCCGTTCGGCCGGCCAACGGTACTGCGCGAACGTGACGCCCTCACGGGTGTCAGCAAGCTCGGTGTTCGTGTCCCGCAGATCATCTACTGCGGCGCTCAGCGTGATCCGGTGCACAAATGGCGCGCGCTGCTGGTCACCAAATCACTGGATGGCTTCGATGAAATCGAAAACTGGTACGCCAGTGGTGGCCGGGAGCGCCACGGCGAAGCGGTGCATGATCGCGTGTTAAAGGATCTGGCCGAGAACCTGGCGCGCATGCACAAGGGCCGTTGGCAGCACAGTTGCCTGTACATCAAGCACGTTTTTCTCCGTGTGACCGGCGAGGGTGAAGCCGCCCAGGTCGAGGTCGCATTGATCGATCTGGAGAAATGCCGGCAGCGTCTGACCGCAGGGCAAGCGGCTGCACACGATATGAAACAGTTGCGTCGCCACTCGTCGTTCAACCCGGCGGATTGGGGAAAGCTCGTCTACTTTTATAAGACGGCGTTTGGCAGCGCTATCAAAGGTTTATAG
- a CDS encoding multidrug efflux RND transporter permease subunit, translating into MAFTDPFIRRPVLATVVSLLIVLLGFQAWSKLPLRQYPQMENALITVTTAYPGANAETIQGYITQPMQQSLASAEGIDYMTSVSRQNFSVISIYARIGSNSDRLFTELLAKANEVKNQLPQDAEDPVLSKEAADASALMYISFFSKELSNPQITDYLSRVIQPKLATLPGMAEAEILGNQVFAMRLWLDPVKLAGFGLTASDVTNAVRQYNFLSAAGEVKGEYVVTSINASTELKSAEAFAAIPLKVDGDSRVLLRDVARVEMGAENYDTISSFGGTPSVYIGIKATPGANPLDVIKEVRKIMPDLEAQLPPNLKAEIAYDATLFIQASIDEVVKTLFEAVLIVIVVVFLFLGALRSVVIPVVTIPLSMIGVMFFMQMMGYSINLLTLLAMVLAIGLVVDDAIVVVENIHRHIEEGKTPLEAALEGAREIAMPVVSMTITLAAVYAPIGFLTGLTGALFKEFALTLAGAVVISGIVALTLSPMMCAFLLRHDENPTGLAHRLDRIFESLKRRYQSLLHGTLNTRPVVLVFAVIVLCLIPVLLKFTKSELAPDEDQGIIFMMASAPQPTNLDYLNTYTDEFVSIFKAFPEYYSSFQINGFNGVQSGIGGFLLKPWNERHRTQMQILPDVQAKLEGIAGLQIFGFNLPSLPGTGEGLPFQFVINTANDYELLLQVVDRVKKRAVESGKFAFVDVDLAFDKPEVVVDIDRAKAAQMGVSMQDLGGTLATLLGEAEINRFTIEGRSYKVIAQVERPFRDNPDWLNNYYVRNNKGELLALSTLITVTDRARPRQLNQFQQLNSAILSGVPLVSMGEAIDTVRQIAREEAPVGFAVDYAGASRQYVQEGSALWVTFALALAIIFLVLAAQFESFRDPLVILVTVPLSICGALLPLFLGWSSMNIYTQVGLVTLIGLISKHGILIVEFANQLRKDKGLTPREAVEEAASIRLRPVLMTTAAMVFGMVPLIIATGAGAVSRFDIGTVIATGMSIGTLFTLFVLPCVYTLLAKPDKPEQH; encoded by the coding sequence ATGGCTTTTACCGATCCGTTCATCCGCCGCCCGGTACTCGCGACCGTGGTGAGCCTGCTGATTGTGCTGCTGGGCTTCCAGGCCTGGAGCAAGCTGCCGCTGCGCCAGTATCCGCAAATGGAAAACGCCCTGATCACGGTCACTACCGCGTACCCCGGGGCCAACGCCGAAACCATCCAGGGCTACATCACCCAGCCGATGCAGCAGAGCCTGGCCAGTGCCGAGGGCATCGACTACATGACCTCGGTCAGTCGTCAGAATTTCTCGGTGATCTCGATCTACGCGCGTATCGGCTCCAACAGTGACCGCCTGTTCACGGAACTGCTGGCCAAGGCCAACGAGGTCAAGAACCAGTTGCCCCAGGACGCCGAGGACCCGGTCCTGAGCAAGGAAGCCGCCGACGCTTCGGCACTGATGTACATCAGCTTTTTCAGCAAGGAACTGAGCAACCCGCAGATCACCGACTACCTGTCGCGGGTCATCCAGCCGAAGCTGGCGACCCTGCCCGGCATGGCCGAAGCCGAGATTCTCGGCAACCAGGTCTTCGCCATGCGCCTGTGGCTGGACCCGGTGAAACTCGCCGGCTTCGGCCTGACGGCCAGTGACGTGACCAATGCGGTGCGCCAGTACAACTTCCTCTCCGCCGCCGGCGAGGTTAAAGGCGAATACGTCGTCACCAGCATTAACGCCAGCACCGAACTCAAGTCCGCCGAAGCCTTCGCCGCCATTCCACTGAAGGTCGATGGCGACAGTCGAGTGCTGTTGCGTGACGTCGCGCGGGTCGAGATGGGCGCAGAAAACTACGACACCATCAGTTCCTTCGGTGGCACGCCCTCGGTGTATATCGGCATCAAGGCCACCCCCGGCGCCAACCCGCTGGACGTGATCAAGGAAGTGCGCAAGATCATGCCGGACCTTGAGGCGCAGCTTCCGCCCAACCTCAAGGCCGAAATCGCCTACGACGCCACGCTGTTCATCCAGGCATCGATCGATGAAGTGGTGAAAACCCTGTTCGAGGCGGTGCTGATCGTCATTGTGGTGGTGTTCCTGTTCCTCGGAGCGTTGCGTTCGGTGGTGATCCCGGTGGTGACCATTCCGCTGTCGATGATCGGCGTGATGTTCTTCATGCAGATGATGGGCTATTCGATCAACCTGCTGACTTTGCTGGCGATGGTGTTGGCCATCGGCCTCGTGGTGGACGACGCCATTGTGGTGGTGGAAAACATTCACCGGCACATCGAGGAAGGCAAGACACCGCTGGAGGCCGCCCTCGAAGGTGCACGGGAAATCGCCATGCCGGTGGTGTCGATGACCATCACCCTGGCGGCTGTGTATGCGCCGATCGGCTTCCTGACCGGGCTGACCGGGGCGCTGTTCAAGGAGTTCGCCCTGACCCTGGCCGGAGCGGTGGTGATCTCCGGCATCGTCGCCCTGACGCTGTCACCGATGATGTGCGCCTTCTTGCTGCGCCACGACGAAAACCCCACGGGCCTGGCACACCGCCTCGACCGGATTTTCGAAAGCCTCAAACGCCGCTACCAAAGCCTGCTGCACGGCACGCTCAATACCCGGCCGGTGGTGCTGGTGTTTGCCGTGATCGTGCTGTGCCTGATTCCGGTCCTGCTCAAATTCACCAAGTCGGAACTGGCGCCGGATGAAGACCAGGGCATCATTTTCATGATGGCCAGCGCCCCGCAACCGACCAACCTCGATTACCTGAACACCTACACCGACGAGTTCGTCTCGATCTTCAAGGCTTTTCCCGAGTACTACTCCTCGTTCCAGATCAACGGGTTCAACGGTGTGCAATCGGGCATCGGCGGCTTCCTGCTCAAGCCCTGGAACGAACGGCACCGAACCCAGATGCAGATCCTGCCCGACGTACAAGCCAAGCTTGAGGGCATCGCGGGCCTGCAGATTTTCGGATTCAACCTGCCTTCCTTGCCGGGTACCGGGGAGGGTCTGCCATTCCAGTTCGTCATCAACACCGCCAACGATTACGAGTTGCTGTTGCAGGTGGTCGACCGGGTGAAGAAACGCGCCGTCGAGTCCGGCAAGTTCGCGTTTGTCGACGTCGATCTGGCCTTCGACAAGCCTGAAGTGGTGGTGGATATCGATCGCGCCAAGGCGGCGCAGATGGGCGTATCGATGCAGGACCTCGGCGGCACGCTGGCGACCTTGCTGGGTGAAGCGGAAATCAACCGATTCACCATCGAGGGTCGAAGCTACAAAGTCATCGCACAGGTCGAGCGACCGTTCCGTGACAACCCGGACTGGCTGAACAATTACTACGTCAGAAACAACAAGGGCGAACTGCTGGCCCTGTCGACCCTGATTACCGTGACTGACCGGGCCCGACCGCGGCAGTTGAACCAGTTCCAGCAGCTCAACTCGGCGATTCTCTCCGGCGTGCCGCTGGTGAGCATGGGTGAAGCCATCGATACCGTACGCCAGATCGCCCGGGAAGAAGCCCCCGTGGGCTTCGCCGTCGATTACGCCGGCGCCTCGCGGCAATACGTGCAGGAAGGCAGCGCATTGTGGGTAACCTTCGCCCTGGCACTGGCCATCATCTTCCTGGTGCTGGCGGCACAGTTCGAAAGCTTCCGCGACCCGCTGGTGATTCTGGTGACCGTGCCGCTGTCGATCTGCGGCGCATTGCTCCCGCTGTTCCTCGGCTGGTCGAGCATGAATATCTACACCCAGGTCGGGCTGGTGACGCTGATCGGCCTGATCAGCAAACACGGGATCCTGATCGTCGAATTCGCCAACCAGCTACGCAAGGACAAGGGTCTGACGCCACGCGAGGCCGTGGAAGAAGCCGCCTCCATCCGCCTGCGTCCGGTCCTGATGACAACCGCTGCCATGGTGTTCGGCATGGTGCCCTTGATCATCGCCACCGGTGCGGGCGCGGTCAGCCGGTTCGATATCGGCACCGTGATCGCGACGGGGATGTCCATCGGCACGTTGTTTACGTTGTTTGTCCTGCCGTGCGTTTACACGCTTCTGGCCAAACCCGATAAGCCTGAACAGCACTGA
- a CDS encoding class I SAM-dependent methyltransferase translates to MAGPIKLDFSEKYDDEHAKRYLRKHKDGLGRRLSHWRDVQMARKALTAVGEPGLVLDLPCGAGRFWPMLAEKPNRVIIGADNSESMIKIATQAQPADVVKRVQPLHTSAFDIALPDNAVDSIFCMRLLHHIGEAEHRMAILREFERVSRDSVILSLWVDGNFKAWKRKRAEKTRGQVGYQNRFVLPAATVEKEFEQAGFRIQERLDFIPLYAMWRVYVLRKR, encoded by the coding sequence ATGGCTGGCCCGATCAAGCTAGACTTTTCCGAGAAGTATGATGATGAACATGCCAAGCGCTATCTGCGCAAGCATAAGGATGGCTTGGGTCGGCGGCTGTCGCACTGGCGTGATGTTCAGATGGCTCGAAAGGCCCTGACTGCGGTCGGTGAGCCAGGACTGGTTCTTGATCTGCCCTGTGGCGCGGGGCGTTTCTGGCCAATGCTGGCGGAAAAACCCAATCGCGTGATCATCGGCGCCGACAATTCCGAGTCCATGATCAAGATCGCCACACAGGCACAACCGGCCGATGTGGTGAAACGGGTACAACCCTTGCACACTTCTGCATTCGACATCGCGTTACCTGATAACGCCGTCGACAGCATATTCTGTATGCGTTTGCTTCATCACATCGGTGAAGCCGAGCATCGAATGGCTATTTTGCGCGAATTCGAACGCGTTAGCCGTGACAGCGTGATCCTTTCGCTGTGGGTGGACGGCAATTTCAAAGCCTGGAAACGCAAGCGCGCAGAGAAAACACGTGGGCAGGTCGGTTACCAAAATCGATTTGTGTTACCGGCCGCTACGGTAGAAAAGGAATTTGAGCAGGCAGGGTTCCGGATTCAGGAACGATTGGACTTTATCCCGCTCTATGCCATGTGGCGGGTTTACGTATTACGCAAGAGGTAA